One window from the genome of Streptococcus halotolerans encodes:
- a CDS encoding ISL3 family transposase, translating into MEQLDYIKDSLDIKDPNITFEKTFDKFFTHREYHAKLDYDPPQCSVCQGKMTKYDFQKPCKIPYLEMAGCKVLIRLKKRRFKCQACGKMAVAKTSLVRENHQIPNIINHKITDKLMSREAMTKISEDLSVSVSTVYRQLNRFECKTDLTWLPENMSWDEYAFKKGKMSFIAQDFDANKIIAILDGRTQAVIRNHFLRYSHKVRSRVKVITMDMFSPYYDIAKTLFPKAKIVLDRFHIIQHLSRAMNRLRIQIMNQFERQSHEYKALKRYWKLIQQDSRNLNDKRFYRPTFRMHLTNQEIVQRLLSYSDELRHHYELFQCLLFHFQEKQEKHFFELISDTIKQVHPIFKTVLSTFLKDKEKIINALKLPYSNAKLEATNNLIKVIKRNAFGFRNFENFKKRIYLALNTTKEKTKLVLSRC; encoded by the coding sequence ATGGAACAACTAGATTATATCAAAGATTCGCTCGACATTAAAGACCCTAACATCACTTTTGAAAAGACATTTGACAAGTTCTTCACTCACAGAGAGTATCATGCCAAGTTAGATTATGATCCCCCTCAATGCTCTGTTTGTCAAGGAAAAATGACAAAGTACGATTTCCAAAAGCCTTGCAAAATTCCCTATCTGGAAATGGCGGGTTGTAAAGTACTGATTCGTCTCAAAAAGCGTCGCTTCAAATGTCAAGCGTGTGGGAAAATGGCTGTTGCTAAGACCTCTCTGGTCAGAGAAAATCACCAGATTCCCAACATCATTAACCACAAAATCACCGACAAACTCATGAGTCGTGAGGCAATGACAAAAATCTCTGAAGACCTGTCTGTCTCTGTGTCAACCGTCTATCGGCAGCTCAACCGCTTTGAGTGCAAGACCGATTTAACCTGGTTACCCGAGAACATGTCCTGGGATGAGTATGCTTTTAAGAAGGGAAAGATGAGCTTTATTGCCCAAGATTTCGATGCTAACAAGATTATCGCTATCCTTGATGGTCGGACGCAAGCTGTCATCAGAAATCATTTTTTGCGGTATTCTCACAAGGTGCGCAGTCGTGTTAAAGTCATCACCATGGATATGTTTAGTCCCTACTATGACATCGCTAAGACACTGTTTCCTAAGGCGAAGATTGTTCTCGATAGGTTCCACATTATTCAACATTTATCTCGCGCTATGAACCGTCTCCGTATCCAAATCATGAACCAATTTGAGCGTCAATCTCACGAATATAAGGCCTTGAAACGTTACTGGAAACTCATCCAACAAGATAGTCGTAACCTAAACGATAAACGGTTTTATCGTCCAACTTTTCGCATGCACTTGACCAATCAAGAGATTGTGCAACGTCTTTTGAGCTACTCTGATGAGCTACGTCACCACTATGAACTCTTCCAATGCCTTCTCTTTCATTTCCAAGAAAAGCAGGAGAAACACTTCTTTGAACTCATTTCTGATACCATCAAACAAGTCCATCCCATCTTCAAGACCGTCTTATCAACCTTTCTAAAAGACAAGGAAAAGATTATCAACGCCCTGAAACTACCTTATTCCAATGCCAAACTAGAGGCGACCAACAACCTTATTAAAGTCATTAAGCGAAATGCTTTTGGCTTTAGGAACTTCGAAAACTTCAAAAAACGGATTTATCTTGCTTTGAATACAACAAAAGAGAAGACCAAACTGGTCCTCTCTCGGTGTTAA
- a CDS encoding arginase family protein — MLEDYYPSNTSYYHGAIEDNLYTAKWGMVMTFLDLNDASLIPFEGTHFAIIGFKSDKGVYINNGRVGAVEGSWAIRSQLAKLPWHLGDKVMVYDVGDIDGPNRSLEQLQMSLSKAIKRMCDLNLKPIVLGGGHETAYGHYHGLRQTLASHDDLAVINFDAHFDLRPYDYTGPNSGTGFRQMFDDALQEDRVFNYLALGIQEHNNNLFLFDFVSRSKGIHFLTGQDIYKMGYQEVCQKIDDFLANQTRVYLTIDMDCFAVGSAPGVSAIQSLGVDPNLAVLLLQHIAASGKLVGFDIVEVSPPHDIDKHTANLAATFVFYLVQIMAQQHG, encoded by the coding sequence GTGTTAGAAGATTATTATCCATCAAATACTAGTTACTACCATGGGGCCATAGAAGACAATCTCTATACCGCCAAATGGGGTATGGTCATGACCTTTCTTGATCTCAATGATGCTTCCTTAATACCTTTTGAGGGAACGCATTTTGCAATCATTGGTTTCAAAAGCGATAAGGGCGTTTATATTAACAATGGCCGTGTCGGTGCAGTTGAAGGTTCGTGGGCTATTCGTAGTCAGTTAGCTAAGTTACCATGGCATTTAGGGGATAAGGTCATGGTCTATGATGTGGGAGATATTGATGGTCCTAATCGTTCTTTGGAACAACTACAAATGAGTTTATCCAAGGCTATCAAACGGATGTGTGATCTTAATCTCAAACCGATTGTACTAGGTGGTGGGCACGAAACTGCTTATGGACACTACCATGGATTGAGGCAAACATTGGCTAGTCATGATGACTTAGCTGTGATCAATTTTGATGCTCACTTTGATCTAAGGCCTTACGATTATACGGGTCCAAATTCTGGAACAGGTTTTCGCCAAATGTTCGATGATGCCTTGCAAGAAGATAGAGTATTTAACTACTTGGCATTAGGTATTCAAGAACATAATAATAATTTATTTCTCTTTGACTTTGTGTCAAGGTCAAAAGGCATTCATTTTTTAACTGGCCAGGATATTTATAAAATGGGCTATCAAGAAGTGTGTCAAAAGATTGATGATTTTTTAGCAAATCAAACAAGAGTTTATCTGACTATTGATATGGACTGCTTTGCAGTCGGCTCAGCACCTGGGGTTAGTGCCATTCAATCACTTGGTGTTGATCCAAATCTAGCCGTTTTGTTGCTACAACATATTGCTGCCAGTGGCAAGTTAGTGGGGTTCGATATTGTGGAAGTATCTCCGCCACATGATATTGATAAGCACACTGCTAACCTTGCTGCAACGTTTGTCTTCTATTTGGTTCAAATCATGGCACAGCAACACGGTTAA
- the hutH gene encoding histidine ammonia-lyase, giving the protein MTRVIKLDGESLTLEDVIAVARQGVTCQIDDRAVEAVNASRKIVDDIVKEERVVYGITTGFGSLCNVSISTEDTVQLQENLIRTHSSGYGDPLAEDAVRAIMLIRINSLVKGYSGIRLSTIEKLLELLNKGVHPFIPEKGSLGASGDLAPLAHMVLPMLGLGKAYYKGELLSGQEALDKAGISKISLAAKEGLALINGTTILTGIGALATYDAIQLLKLSDIAGALSLEVHNGISSPFEENLHTIRPQSGQLATARNIRNLLKDSQNTTVATQSRVQDPYTLRCIPQIHGASKDSIAYVKTKVDIEINSVTDNPIICKDGHVISGGNFHGEPMAQPFDFLGIAISEIGNVSERRVERLVNHQLSQLPSFLVKHPGLNSGFMITQYACASLASENKVLSHPASVDSIPSCENQEDFVSMGTTAARKAGEILKNSRRIVATEIMAACQALDLKPDNHDLGIGTKVAYDLFRKEVDMISDDKDIEIYDELNKASAVIENPNFLEKIEEVVDLAIQF; this is encoded by the coding sequence ATGACAAGAGTGATAAAACTAGACGGCGAAAGCCTTACCCTTGAAGATGTGATTGCAGTTGCGCGTCAAGGCGTGACTTGTCAAATCGATGATCGTGCCGTGGAAGCGGTAAATGCTTCTCGAAAAATTGTTGATGATATTGTCAAAGAAGAACGAGTTGTTTATGGTATTACGACAGGCTTTGGTTCTCTTTGTAATGTCAGCATCTCGACAGAAGATACCGTCCAACTTCAAGAAAATTTGATTCGTACGCATTCTAGCGGTTATGGAGATCCTTTGGCAGAAGATGCGGTCAGAGCCATTATGCTTATCCGGATTAACTCTTTGGTAAAAGGTTATTCAGGTATTCGTTTATCAACCATCGAAAAATTATTGGAATTATTAAATAAGGGAGTTCATCCATTTATTCCTGAAAAAGGATCACTTGGTGCTTCAGGAGACCTTGCTCCACTTGCTCACATGGTGTTGCCAATGCTGGGTCTAGGGAAAGCTTATTACAAGGGTGAGTTGCTTTCAGGTCAAGAAGCTCTTGATAAAGCTGGCATTTCTAAAATTTCTTTAGCCGCCAAAGAAGGTCTGGCTTTGATTAATGGCACAACTATCTTAACGGGAATAGGAGCTTTGGCAACTTACGATGCGATACAACTACTAAAATTATCAGATATAGCAGGAGCCCTCTCTCTTGAAGTTCACAATGGTATTTCTAGCCCATTCGAAGAAAATCTTCACACCATCCGTCCACAAAGTGGTCAATTAGCAACTGCGCGAAATATCCGTAATCTATTGAAAGACAGCCAGAATACAACGGTAGCGACACAGTCTAGGGTTCAGGATCCTTACACTCTTCGTTGTATTCCTCAAATTCATGGAGCAAGTAAAGATAGTATCGCTTATGTGAAAACAAAAGTCGATATTGAAATCAACTCTGTAACTGATAATCCAATTATCTGTAAAGACGGCCATGTTATTTCAGGAGGAAACTTCCATGGTGAACCAATGGCCCAACCATTTGACTTTTTAGGCATTGCGATTTCAGAAATCGGTAATGTTTCGGAACGCCGTGTAGAGCGCTTGGTTAATCATCAGTTGAGTCAATTACCATCATTTCTTGTCAAACATCCTGGCTTAAATTCAGGGTTTATGATTACTCAGTACGCTTGTGCGTCATTAGCATCCGAAAACAAAGTGTTGTCACATCCAGCTAGTGTCGATTCTATCCCATCCTGTGAAAATCAAGAAGACTTTGTCAGCATGGGGACAACAGCTGCTCGAAAAGCAGGCGAAATACTTAAGAATTCTCGCCGTATTGTGGCGACAGAGATTATGGCAGCCTGCCAAGCCCTAGATTTGAAACCAGACAATCATGACCTTGGTATTGGAACAAAAGTTGCTTATGATCTTTTCCGCAAAGAAGTCGACATGATATCAGATGATAAAGACATTGAAATTTATGATGAACTAAACAAAGCTTCAGCTGTTATAGAGAATCCAAATTTCCTTGAAAAAATTGAAGAGGTTGTTGACCTTGCCATTCAATTCTAG
- a CDS encoding APC family permease produces the protein MASNHMNEQEREKAKFSLSGATLYGINAVIGSGIFLLPQSIYKGLGPASIAVMFGTAILTIMLAVCFAEVAGYFGKNGGAFQYSKRAFGDFVGFNVGFLGWAVTIFAWAAMAAGFAKMFIITFPAFEGYNIPLSIALVILLSLMNIAGLRTSKIFTITATIAKLIPIVAFSACTLFFIKNGLPNFTPFVQLEPGTNLLGAVSNTAVYIFYGFIGFETLSIVAGEMRDPEKNVPRAILGSISIVSVLYMLIIGGTIAMLGGGIMDTNAPVQDAFVKMIGPVGAWLVSIGALISITGLNMGESIMVPRFGAAIAKEGLLPASIAKENKNAAPVVAVAISSAITIALLLTGSFETLAGLSVVFRFFQYIPTALAVMKLRKDEPDAKVVFRVPFGPVIPVLAVVISLLMIWGDNPMHFVRGAIGIVIASSVYYVMHGRKKHANHHLI, from the coding sequence ATGGCGTCAAATCATATGAATGAACAAGAAAGAGAAAAAGCAAAGTTTAGCTTGAGTGGTGCGACTCTTTATGGGATAAACGCCGTTATTGGTTCAGGTATTTTTCTCTTGCCACAGTCAATTTATAAAGGTCTTGGTCCAGCTTCCATCGCTGTCATGTTTGGGACAGCGATATTGACCATCATGTTAGCCGTTTGTTTTGCGGAAGTTGCGGGGTATTTTGGCAAAAACGGTGGTGCTTTTCAATATTCGAAGCGCGCTTTTGGTGACTTCGTTGGTTTCAATGTTGGTTTTCTTGGATGGGCAGTTACCATCTTTGCCTGGGCGGCCATGGCAGCAGGTTTTGCGAAGATGTTCATTATCACCTTTCCAGCATTTGAAGGATACAACATTCCTTTGAGTATTGCTTTGGTTATCCTGCTATCTCTGATGAATATTGCAGGTTTGAGAACTTCTAAAATCTTTACCATTACAGCAACTATTGCTAAATTGATCCCAATCGTTGCCTTCTCAGCCTGTACCCTATTCTTTATTAAGAACGGTCTACCCAACTTCACACCCTTTGTTCAATTGGAACCAGGAACAAATTTATTAGGAGCTGTCTCAAATACTGCCGTCTATATCTTCTATGGCTTTATTGGTTTTGAAACCCTCTCAATCGTTGCAGGTGAAATGCGGGATCCAGAAAAAAATGTTCCACGTGCTATTTTAGGATCAATTAGTATTGTTTCTGTCTTATACATGTTGATTATCGGCGGAACGATCGCCATGCTAGGTGGTGGTATCATGGATACCAATGCTCCTGTCCAAGACGCATTTGTTAAAATGATTGGCCCTGTTGGCGCTTGGCTGGTTTCGATTGGCGCTTTAATTTCAATTACTGGATTAAATATGGGGGAATCTATCATGGTACCGCGGTTTGGTGCTGCGATTGCTAAAGAAGGTTTGCTTCCAGCATCGATTGCCAAAGAAAATAAAAATGCAGCTCCTGTTGTAGCAGTTGCTATTTCTAGTGCGATTACGATTGCACTTTTACTAACAGGCTCTTTTGAAACCTTGGCAGGTTTGAGTGTAGTCTTTCGTTTCTTCCAATACATCCCAACTGCTCTAGCAGTTATGAAATTACGAAAAGACGAACCAGATGCAAAAGTAGTCTTCCGCGTACCATTTGGTCCAGTTATCCCAGTATTAGCGGTAGTGATTAGTCTTTTAATGATTTGGGGTGATAATCCAATGCACTTCGTTCGTGGTGCCATAGGAATTGTCATTGCAAGTAGCGTTTATTATGTCATGCATGGCCGAAAGAAACATGCCAATCATCATCTGATATAA
- a CDS encoding HutD family protein has protein sequence MTIVTVRKPSDYILSDWSGGKTQQLYLYPETGDYGKRQFSYRLSTATVAIRQTTFTSLEGYHRLIMTLDKPITLSDIDDNRETTVVPFQPYAFEGNRRIISRGTCQDMNLIFDDHYQGQLQAIWPETKDNPKRADVEMIYALTDLTIYWNNHKKLSLAENHLVVMEMDSSIADAQIHPSQHQENHRPLAVWAGLWKK, from the coding sequence ATGACAATCGTAACTGTTAGAAAACCTTCGGACTATATTTTATCGGATTGGTCAGGTGGAAAAACGCAACAATTGTACCTTTATCCTGAAACTGGCGATTATGGAAAAAGACAGTTTTCCTATCGTCTTTCTACTGCAACAGTAGCCATAAGACAAACAACTTTTACCTCACTAGAAGGGTATCATCGCCTTATCATGACATTGGATAAGCCGATAACTCTCAGTGACATTGATGACAATCGTGAAACGACTGTGGTTCCTTTCCAGCCTTACGCATTTGAAGGAAATCGCCGGATCATTAGTCGCGGCACCTGTCAAGATATGAATCTCATCTTTGATGATCACTACCAAGGGCAATTACAAGCGATTTGGCCAGAGACCAAGGACAATCCTAAAAGGGCTGATGTTGAAATGATTTATGCCCTTACTGATCTTACAATTTATTGGAACAATCACAAAAAGTTATCATTGGCAGAGAATCATTTGGTAGTTATGGAAATGGATTCATCGATAGCAGATGCCCAAATCCATCCCAGTCAGCACCAAGAAAATCATCGTCCTCTTGCCGTTTGGGCTGGATTATGGAAAAAGTGA